One genomic region from Leifsonia poae encodes:
- a CDS encoding sigma-70 family RNA polymerase sigma factor, whose protein sequence is MPSESGDHVDDAAVVSLDDLLAQTATGDQGAFSVLYDSTASRVLGLVRRVLVDHAQSEEVTQEVFLEVWQSASRFDPNKGRAMTWIMTMAHRRAIDRIRSAQASRDRDTSIGIRDLPTEYDQVAETVEVRVEHERVEVAMAKLSEAQRQAVSLAYYGGLSQSEVAERLGIPLGTAKTRLRDAMIRLRQELGVTP, encoded by the coding sequence ATGCCGAGCGAGAGCGGAGACCATGTGGATGACGCGGCCGTCGTCTCCCTCGACGACCTCCTCGCGCAGACCGCCACCGGCGACCAGGGCGCGTTCTCGGTGCTGTACGACTCCACCGCATCCCGTGTTCTCGGTCTTGTGCGTCGCGTGCTCGTCGACCACGCGCAGTCCGAGGAAGTGACGCAGGAGGTCTTCCTGGAGGTTTGGCAATCCGCTTCGCGGTTCGATCCGAATAAGGGTCGAGCGATGACGTGGATCATGACCATGGCCCACCGACGCGCGATCGACCGAATCCGCTCGGCCCAGGCCTCGCGGGACAGGGACACCAGCATCGGGATCCGCGACCTCCCGACCGAATACGACCAGGTCGCCGAAACGGTCGAGGTGCGAGTCGAGCACGAAAGGGTGGAGGTGGCGATGGCCAAACTGTCGGAAGCCCAACGCCAGGCCGTCTCGCTCGCGTACTACGGCGGCCTCAGCCAGAGTGAGGTGGCCGAGCGTCTCGGCATCCCTTTGGGCACAGCGAAAACTCGGTTGCGCGATGCGATGATACGGCTAAGACAGGAGCTGGGGGTGACACCATGA
- a CDS encoding DNA-directed RNA polymerase subunit beta translates to MTDRFHKPTTFPSGMFEAFLGGEDPAQISRVAHETAHALLARVRAEPDTDVVDRLVAFTDSHGIDAIAELWSRSNAKSLPGALWRIYLLRLLIRQDAAGTALLFQRGSEVVATIDPVVAGASTPTGPAEITELADRILRGLFEGDFAVALDRAAAFCRVTAAGCTSVADDQDASAPERASELTTRALRFSRTAEELTSCARLWRTDSLD, encoded by the coding sequence ATGACCGACCGTTTCCACAAGCCGACGACGTTTCCGAGCGGGATGTTCGAGGCGTTCCTGGGTGGGGAAGATCCGGCCCAGATCAGCCGTGTCGCGCATGAGACGGCGCATGCGCTGTTGGCGCGGGTCCGCGCCGAGCCGGACACGGATGTCGTGGACCGCCTTGTCGCGTTCACCGATTCGCACGGAATCGACGCGATCGCCGAGTTGTGGTCGCGCTCGAATGCGAAGAGCCTGCCGGGTGCTCTGTGGCGCATCTACCTTCTGCGGTTGCTGATCCGTCAGGATGCGGCGGGGACCGCCCTGCTGTTCCAGCGCGGCAGCGAGGTGGTTGCCACGATCGACCCCGTGGTGGCCGGTGCATCGACCCCTACCGGGCCGGCCGAGATCACGGAACTCGCCGACCGCATCCTGCGCGGGCTGTTCGAGGGTGACTTCGCTGTCGCGCTCGACCGGGCCGCGGCGTTCTGCCGGGTGACGGCGGCGGGATGCACTTCGGTCGCTGACGACCAGGATGCAAGCGCGCCCGAGCGGGCGAGCGAACTGACCACGCGTGCCCTCCGGTTCTCGCGCACCGCCGAAGAACTGACCTCCTGCGCGCGCCTCTGGCGCACCGACTCACTCGACTGA
- a CDS encoding type II toxin-antitoxin system Phd/YefM family antitoxin, whose protein sequence is MAITASEARSDLFGLIERVNLDQTEVEITSKRGSAVLMSKDEYDSLLETTYLLRSPKNARRLMDAIESARARDFTEHDLASE, encoded by the coding sequence ATGGCCATCACAGCAAGCGAGGCTCGCAGCGATCTGTTCGGCCTCATCGAACGTGTCAATCTCGACCAGACCGAAGTCGAAATCACGTCCAAGCGGGGTTCGGCCGTGCTCATGTCGAAGGACGAGTATGACTCGCTGCTGGAGACGACCTATCTACTTCGCTCCCCCAAGAACGCACGACGCCTCATGGACGCCATTGAGAGCGCCCGGGCGCGAGACTTCACCGAGCACGACCTGGCCAGTGAGTGA
- a CDS encoding Txe/YoeB family addiction module toxin, which translates to MSDRKLAWTVGGWEDYIHWQGQDRRTLKRINLLIEDILRDDPFEGVGKPEPLKHALAGAWSRRIDEANRLVYLVDDAYVVILQTRYHY; encoded by the coding sequence GTGAGTGACCGCAAGCTCGCCTGGACAGTGGGCGGCTGGGAGGACTACATCCACTGGCAGGGCCAGGACCGGCGAACGCTCAAGCGAATCAACCTCCTGATCGAAGACATCCTGCGTGACGACCCGTTCGAGGGCGTCGGCAAACCGGAACCGTTGAAACACGCACTGGCTGGCGCGTGGTCCCGACGCATCGATGAGGCCAACCGTCTCGTGTACCTGGTGGATGACGCCTACGTGGTTATTCTTCAGACTCGTTATCACTACTGA
- a CDS encoding pentapeptide repeat-containing protein yields MTSSMTLPPRFKKTDRRALSDVSGAELREEDTRTAERFDGDDLTGRDLSDATFDRCELIGVGLHEADLSGASILDTRLVRVNAPILRASRSVWHDSIVEDSRIGSAELYDSTWRGIRFENCKLGYLNLRGSQLRDVRFANCLIDELDLGDATATRVAFVDTTIRKLDLTHATLSSVDFRQADLRQIASVESLRGATLNGIQLADLAPAFAARFGIVVED; encoded by the coding sequence ATGACTTCGTCTATGACCCTCCCGCCCCGCTTCAAGAAGACCGACCGCCGCGCGCTGAGCGACGTCTCCGGCGCCGAACTGCGGGAGGAGGACACCCGCACCGCTGAACGGTTCGACGGGGACGATCTCACCGGCCGCGACCTGAGCGATGCTACCTTCGACCGCTGCGAGCTCATCGGGGTGGGCCTGCACGAGGCCGACCTGAGCGGGGCGAGCATCCTGGACACCCGGCTCGTGCGGGTGAACGCGCCGATCCTACGGGCCTCACGTTCTGTGTGGCACGACAGCATCGTCGAAGATTCGCGTATCGGCTCTGCCGAGCTGTACGACAGCACGTGGCGCGGCATCCGGTTCGAGAACTGCAAGCTCGGCTACCTGAACCTGCGCGGTTCGCAACTGCGGGACGTGCGGTTCGCGAACTGCCTGATCGACGAGCTGGACCTCGGTGATGCCACCGCGACGCGGGTCGCCTTCGTCGACACCACGATCCGCAAACTGGACCTGACCCACGCAACACTGAGCAGCGTGGACTTCCGTCAGGCCGACCTGCGGCAGATCGCCTCGGTGGAGAGCCTGCGCGGCGCGACCCTCAACGGCATCCAACTGGCCGACCTCGCCCCGGCGTTCGCGGCCAGGTTCGGCATTGTGGTCGAAGACTGA
- a CDS encoding chloride channel protein — MRPALPSTPKWLLRLVVVTALVGVGSGIGGALVYLALHGIQHLAFGYTEGSFIDGLLLSSPVNRVVSLTIAGVLGAVGWWALRRWGRRRPEVAVVSVEAAVEGKRMPWFTTLANAALQVIIVGLGASIGREVAPREVGALVASWLSDKAGVSARERRVLVACGAGAGLAAVYNVPLGGAVFAVEILLAEMSFATLIPALVTSAIAALVARLVVPSTPLYPIPQFPLSPSVVVWSILAGPIVGFAAVGFVRLVKVAQNHRPRSWGILVAMPLVFAGVGVLSIWFPAILGNGRSLGQIAFTASLPVLLIVALLVFKVVATVGTIGVGAAGGTLTPSLAIGAAFGLAVGALWNLVWPGAPVGVFALIGAAAFLAVTMRAPLTALLLVMEFTNQGAAMLAPVMLCVAGAVAVGYVLERARVTGVD; from the coding sequence GTGCGCCCCGCTCTCCCCAGCACGCCGAAATGGCTGCTCCGCCTGGTCGTCGTGACCGCACTCGTCGGGGTGGGCTCCGGCATCGGCGGCGCGCTCGTCTACCTGGCACTGCACGGCATCCAGCACCTCGCATTCGGCTACACCGAGGGCAGCTTCATCGACGGCCTGCTACTGTCCTCCCCGGTCAACCGTGTCGTGTCGCTCACCATCGCGGGCGTGCTCGGCGCCGTCGGCTGGTGGGCTCTGCGGCGTTGGGGTCGGCGCCGGCCGGAGGTGGCCGTCGTCTCGGTCGAGGCAGCCGTCGAAGGCAAACGGATGCCGTGGTTCACCACCCTGGCCAACGCGGCCCTGCAGGTGATCATCGTCGGCCTGGGCGCCTCCATCGGGCGTGAGGTCGCACCGCGCGAGGTCGGCGCGCTCGTCGCCTCCTGGTTGAGCGACAAGGCCGGCGTGAGTGCGCGGGAACGGCGCGTCCTCGTCGCCTGCGGAGCCGGTGCCGGACTCGCGGCCGTCTATAACGTGCCACTCGGCGGCGCGGTCTTCGCGGTGGAGATCCTGCTCGCCGAGATGAGCTTCGCCACCCTCATTCCGGCCCTGGTGACCTCGGCGATCGCCGCCCTCGTCGCCCGGCTCGTCGTGCCGTCGACGCCGCTCTACCCCATCCCGCAGTTCCCGCTGTCGCCGTCGGTGGTGGTCTGGTCGATCCTGGCCGGGCCGATCGTCGGTTTCGCGGCGGTCGGCTTCGTGCGTCTGGTGAAGGTCGCGCAGAACCATCGGCCGCGATCGTGGGGCATCCTCGTCGCCATGCCGCTGGTGTTCGCGGGTGTCGGCGTGCTCTCGATCTGGTTCCCCGCCATCCTCGGCAACGGCCGCTCGCTCGGCCAGATCGCGTTCACCGCGAGCCTGCCGGTGCTCCTCATCGTGGCCCTGCTGGTGTTCAAAGTCGTGGCAACGGTCGGCACCATCGGCGTGGGTGCGGCCGGCGGAACGCTCACGCCGTCGCTCGCGATCGGCGCCGCATTCGGTCTCGCCGTCGGTGCCCTCTGGAACCTCGTCTGGCCGGGCGCCCCCGTCGGCGTCTTCGCACTCATCGGCGCCGCCGCGTTCCTGGCCGTCACCATGCGGGCGCCCCTGACGGCCCTGCTGCTGGTGATGGAGTTCACCAACCAGGGCGCCGCAATGCTCGCACCGGTGATGCTCTGTGTGGCCGGAGCCGTGGCGGTCGGCTACGTCCTGGAGCGCGCCCGGGTCACCGGCGTGGACTGA
- a CDS encoding DUF3263 domain-containing protein gives MPTPRERLLLLFEAEHPDPATADALAAKEEAIRRTFGLEPGRYRALIESIRDSGSHANAA, from the coding sequence ATGCCGACGCCCCGAGAGAGACTCCTGCTGCTCTTCGAAGCCGAGCACCCTGACCCGGCCACGGCCGATGCCCTCGCCGCCAAAGAGGAGGCGATCCGCCGCACTTTCGGGCTCGAACCGGGGCGATACCGGGCGCTGATCGAGAGCATCCGCGACAGCGGCTCGCACGCGAACGCCGCCTGA
- a CDS encoding DUF4232 domain-containing protein: MATSHTVRMSLLIAAVAVVLTGCATTSGTPSGSPSSSSSPTETTSPRPTGSSSPIPIDGQCATADLTGTIGKGGGGAAGSVEVTIVLTNNGSAQCSLQGWPGVSFVGDGNGTQLGKAAEFDRSTPHATVTLSPGGSVQAPLRITQALNYSTDDCKPQQADGFRVYPPGSTESLFVKDADVTACTSTSISLLTVGALAAS, translated from the coding sequence ATGGCAACCTCCCACACCGTCAGGATGTCCCTGCTCATCGCCGCCGTCGCGGTCGTCCTCACCGGATGCGCGACCACCTCCGGCACTCCGTCCGGATCGCCGTCGTCTTCGTCATCTCCGACGGAGACGACGTCGCCGCGCCCGACCGGATCCAGTTCGCCGATCCCGATCGACGGGCAGTGCGCGACCGCCGACCTCACCGGAACGATCGGCAAAGGCGGCGGAGGGGCCGCCGGCAGCGTGGAGGTGACCATCGTGCTGACCAACAACGGCAGCGCTCAATGCTCCCTGCAGGGCTGGCCGGGCGTCTCCTTCGTCGGCGACGGGAACGGCACACAGCTGGGCAAGGCCGCCGAGTTCGACCGCTCGACTCCGCACGCGACGGTGACGCTCAGCCCCGGCGGTTCGGTGCAGGCGCCGCTGCGCATCACCCAGGCGCTCAACTATTCGACCGACGACTGCAAGCCTCAGCAGGCCGACGGTTTCCGCGTGTACCCGCCCGGGTCGACGGAGTCGCTGTTCGTGAAGGATGCGGATGTGACCGCGTGCACCTCGACCTCGATCTCATTGCTGACCGTGGGAGCGCTCGCCGCATCCTGA
- a CDS encoding cytochrome c biogenesis protein DipZ yields the protein MYLTLALIGFLGGLITGISPCILPVLPVIFFSGGVQGARGSTEMPPVSRWRPYLVILGLVVSFSVFTLIGSLLLALLHLPQDVLRYAGIVVLVLIGVGLIVPKIEEYLEKPFSWIPQKNVGTERGGFVLGIALGAVYVPCAGPVLAAITVAGSTGRIGPETIVLTVTFALGAAIPLLIFALAGRRVAERVKTFRKHQKGIRITGGALMIALAVGLVFNLPQALQRLVPDYTSALQDQFSNSDQVSKALNLGGIVNAQNKDLSKCTNDASSLESCGTAPDITGIQQWFNTPGNKPIALSQLKGKVVLVDFWAYSCINCQRSIPHVVAWNKAYKAAGLDVIGIHSPEYAFEKVPANVEAGAKGFGITYPVAIDNDLSTWTNYRNRYWPAHYLIDAKGVVRNVQFGEGNYAQTEQLIRQLLTAANPGVRLPAATEVADTTPKSGSTTPESYLGTTKQVNFGGSEKYSALTKQFAFPAELAANHFALDGSWSLETQYVQPTGPDARIRLSYTGNEVRMVLAGSGTVDYTVDGVKKSLTVSGTPNSYELVKTADSRSGTITVSVPNSIQAYSFTFG from the coding sequence GTGTATCTCACCCTCGCCCTCATCGGCTTTCTCGGCGGCCTGATCACCGGCATCTCGCCGTGCATCCTGCCGGTTCTGCCGGTCATCTTCTTCTCGGGCGGTGTGCAGGGCGCCCGTGGTTCGACGGAGATGCCGCCCGTCTCGCGCTGGCGCCCCTACCTGGTGATCCTCGGCCTGGTGGTCAGCTTCAGCGTGTTCACCCTCATCGGCTCACTGCTCCTCGCCCTGCTCCATCTGCCTCAGGATGTGCTCCGCTACGCCGGCATCGTCGTGCTCGTCCTGATCGGTGTCGGCCTGATCGTCCCCAAGATCGAGGAGTACCTCGAGAAGCCGTTCTCGTGGATCCCGCAGAAGAATGTGGGAACCGAGCGCGGCGGGTTCGTGCTCGGAATCGCGCTCGGCGCCGTCTACGTGCCCTGCGCCGGACCGGTGCTCGCGGCCATCACCGTCGCGGGATCCACCGGTCGGATCGGGCCGGAGACCATCGTGCTCACAGTGACGTTCGCGCTCGGCGCGGCCATTCCGTTGCTCATCTTCGCTCTCGCGGGTCGCCGGGTCGCCGAACGGGTGAAGACGTTCCGCAAGCACCAGAAGGGCATCCGCATCACCGGCGGCGCGCTGATGATCGCCCTCGCGGTCGGTCTCGTGTTCAACCTGCCGCAGGCATTGCAGCGGCTCGTTCCCGACTACACGAGCGCCCTGCAAGACCAATTCTCGAACTCCGACCAGGTGAGCAAGGCCCTCAACCTCGGCGGCATCGTCAACGCCCAGAACAAAGACCTCTCCAAGTGCACGAACGATGCGAGCAGCCTGGAGAGTTGCGGCACCGCGCCCGACATCACCGGCATCCAGCAGTGGTTCAACACCCCGGGAAACAAGCCGATCGCTCTTTCGCAGCTGAAAGGCAAAGTCGTGCTCGTCGACTTCTGGGCGTACTCCTGCATCAACTGCCAGCGCTCCATCCCGCATGTCGTCGCCTGGAACAAGGCGTACAAGGCGGCCGGACTCGATGTGATCGGCATCCACTCGCCCGAGTACGCGTTCGAGAAGGTGCCGGCCAACGTCGAGGCCGGAGCCAAAGGCTTCGGTATCACCTACCCGGTGGCCATCGACAACGATCTGAGCACGTGGACCAACTACCGCAACCGGTACTGGCCCGCCCACTACCTCATCGACGCGAAGGGCGTCGTGCGCAATGTGCAGTTCGGGGAGGGCAACTACGCCCAGACCGAGCAGCTGATCCGACAGCTCCTCACCGCCGCGAACCCGGGCGTTCGACTGCCGGCCGCCACCGAGGTCGCCGACACCACGCCGAAGTCGGGCAGCACCACCCCCGAGAGCTATCTGGGCACGACGAAACAGGTCAACTTCGGCGGAAGCGAGAAGTACTCCGCGCTCACGAAACAGTTCGCCTTCCCCGCCGAACTCGCGGCCAACCATTTCGCACTCGACGGATCGTGGAGCCTCGAGACGCAGTACGTGCAGCCCACGGGGCCGGATGCGCGCATCCGCCTCTCGTACACCGGCAACGAAGTGCGCATGGTCCTTGCGGGCAGCGGCACGGTCGACTACACGGTCGACGGTGTCAAGAAGAGTCTCACCGTGAGCGGCACACCGAACTCGTACGAACTCGTGAAAACGGCCGATTCGAGGTCGGGGACGATCACGGTTTCGGTGCCGAATTCGATCCAGGCCTACTCGTTCACCTTCGGATAG
- a CDS encoding fasciclin domain-containing protein — protein MRVQKRHIIAVLALAAAATLGLSACSSGSSGSGSSSSSSKEASSSPSASAMDPAADLVGSGCAAYAKAVPTGAGSVTGMAQDPVAVAASNNPLLTTLVAAVSGKLNPDVNLVNTLNGSEFTVFAPVDTAFAKIAPATIDTLKTAAGADTLKSILTYHVVAGQIAPDQIDGTHKTVEGGTVTVTGSGDNIMVNDAKVICGGVHTANATVYLIDTVLMPPAN, from the coding sequence ATGCGAGTTCAGAAGCGTCACATCATCGCCGTTCTGGCACTCGCCGCAGCGGCCACCCTCGGTCTCTCGGCGTGTTCGTCCGGCAGCAGCGGCTCGGGCTCGTCGAGCAGCTCATCCAAGGAAGCGAGTTCCTCCCCGAGCGCCTCCGCGATGGATCCGGCTGCCGATCTCGTCGGCAGTGGTTGCGCAGCCTACGCCAAGGCCGTTCCGACCGGCGCGGGCTCGGTCACCGGCATGGCACAGGACCCGGTGGCGGTCGCCGCCTCCAACAACCCCCTGCTCACCACCCTCGTCGCGGCCGTGTCGGGCAAGCTCAACCCCGATGTCAACCTCGTCAACACCCTGAACGGCAGCGAGTTCACCGTCTTCGCTCCGGTCGACACGGCCTTCGCGAAGATCGCCCCGGCCACCATCGACACTCTGAAGACTGCGGCCGGCGCGGACACGCTGAAGAGCATCCTCACCTACCACGTCGTCGCCGGGCAGATCGCTCCCGACCAGATCGACGGCACCCACAAGACCGTCGAGGGCGGCACCGTGACGGTCACCGGCAGCGGCGACAACATCATGGTGAACGACGCCAAGGTCATCTGCGGCGGCGTGCACACCGCGAATGCCACGGTGTACCTCATCGACACCGTGCTGATGCCGCCGGCCAACTGA
- a CDS encoding calcium:proton antiporter, translating to MNSIVTWATRFWPIVVPIVGVVLLVAVWTVSLGPVLVVIVAIVLAGTVLAAVQHAEVVAHKVGEPFGSLVLAVAVTVIEVALIVTLMSSGKDSSTLARDTVFSAVMITMNGIVGLSLLIGAPRRGTTHFNPEGTGAALATVTALAALTMVLPTFTETPGPQFSTSQLVFAAVASVALYAMFVITQTVAHRGFFLPTKANGKPLDDDEHAAVPSTRTALTSLGLLIVALVAVVGLAKLESPSIESAVAAVGFPQSFVGVVIALLVLLPEGIAAAKAASRNRMQTSMNLALGSAMASIGLTIPSIAIASIWLTGPLLLGLGASQIVLLTLTVVVSALTVVPGRATRLQGGVHLVLFAAFLFLSIVP from the coding sequence ATGAACTCCATCGTCACCTGGGCCACCCGCTTCTGGCCGATCGTCGTGCCGATCGTCGGTGTGGTGTTGCTGGTGGCGGTGTGGACCGTTTCGCTCGGTCCGGTGCTCGTGGTGATCGTCGCCATCGTGCTCGCGGGCACCGTGCTCGCGGCCGTGCAGCACGCGGAGGTGGTGGCCCACAAGGTGGGCGAACCGTTCGGCTCCCTGGTTCTGGCGGTGGCGGTCACCGTGATCGAGGTCGCGCTCATCGTGACCTTGATGTCGAGCGGCAAAGACTCGTCCACCCTGGCGCGCGACACGGTCTTCTCGGCCGTCATGATCACCATGAACGGTATCGTCGGCCTGTCGCTGCTGATCGGGGCGCCCCGGCGCGGCACGACGCATTTCAATCCTGAAGGCACGGGTGCGGCCCTGGCGACGGTGACCGCGCTCGCCGCACTGACAATGGTGCTTCCGACGTTCACCGAGACGCCCGGGCCGCAGTTCTCGACCAGTCAGCTCGTGTTCGCGGCTGTCGCATCCGTTGCGCTGTACGCGATGTTCGTGATCACGCAGACGGTGGCCCACCGCGGCTTCTTCCTTCCCACCAAGGCCAACGGCAAACCGCTCGACGATGACGAGCATGCTGCGGTGCCGTCGACCCGCACCGCGCTGACCAGCCTCGGCCTCCTCATCGTGGCGTTGGTCGCGGTGGTGGGTCTGGCGAAGCTGGAGTCGCCCTCGATCGAGAGCGCCGTCGCGGCGGTGGGCTTCCCGCAGTCGTTCGTCGGCGTCGTGATCGCCCTGCTGGTGCTGCTCCCGGAGGGCATCGCCGCCGCGAAGGCGGCCTCGCGCAACCGGATGCAGACGAGCATGAATCTGGCACTGGGGTCGGCGATGGCGAGCATCGGCCTCACCATCCCGTCGATCGCGATCGCGTCGATCTGGCTGACCGGGCCGCTGCTGCTGGGGCTCGGCGCCAGTCAGATCGTGCTGCTCACCCTCACCGTCGTGGTGAGCGCGCTCACCGTCGTGCCGGGGCGGGCGACCCGCCTGCAGGGCGGTGTGCACCTGGTGCTGTTCGCGGCGTTCCTGTTCCTGTCGATCGTCCCCTGA
- a CDS encoding TetR/AcrR family transcriptional regulator, protein MTVIEPTTRPRPRERVLAAAARLFLRDGIHAVGVDKLAIEAEVSKRSIYQHFDGKDAIVAEMLSEYGPRVVASYFDTDDTLSPRERVLHVYDALHAAAEASDFYGCPFVNVATELRDRDHPAAVVAQGFKLQLTDFFERQALAAGAAAPHVLGVQLTLLFDGASASAALCGGTPLAAKLAAETLFDAAVRQGSPRP, encoded by the coding sequence ATGACCGTGATCGAGCCGACGACAAGACCCCGGCCGCGCGAGCGCGTGCTGGCCGCGGCGGCACGACTCTTCCTGCGCGACGGCATCCACGCGGTCGGCGTCGACAAGCTCGCGATCGAAGCCGAGGTCTCCAAACGCTCGATCTACCAGCACTTCGACGGCAAAGATGCGATCGTCGCCGAGATGCTCAGCGAGTACGGCCCACGAGTGGTCGCCTCCTACTTCGACACCGACGACACTCTCAGCCCACGGGAGCGCGTGCTTCACGTCTACGATGCGTTGCACGCCGCAGCCGAGGCGAGCGACTTCTACGGCTGCCCCTTCGTGAACGTGGCCACCGAGCTGCGCGACCGCGACCATCCCGCGGCCGTCGTCGCCCAGGGCTTCAAACTGCAGCTCACCGACTTCTTCGAACGGCAGGCGTTGGCCGCCGGTGCGGCCGCGCCGCACGTGCTCGGCGTGCAGCTGACGCTGCTGTTCGACGGGGCCTCGGCCAGCGCAGCACTCTGCGGGGGAACCCCGCTCGCGGCGAAGCTTGCCGCCGAGACGCTGTTCGACGCGGCCGTGCGACAGGGTTCACCGAGGCCGTAA
- a CDS encoding SDR family oxidoreductase produces the protein MTRITGQIALVTGANRGLGAAFVAELLERGVAKVYAAARAPESVAVTDPRIVPIALDVTDEASIAAAAVATADVTLLINNAGIAVNQSLVSGDLTEIRREFDTNFWGPVLVTREFAPIIAGNGGGAIVNMHSALSWLAVGSYSATKAALWSASNSARVELAPHDIQVVGVHVGWVDTEMAANADGVKVPPAQVVTEALDTVEAGGAEAIVGDVARHVKSKLHEDVRVLYPQLTAS, from the coding sequence ATGACCCGCATCACCGGACAGATCGCGCTCGTCACCGGCGCCAACCGAGGGCTCGGCGCGGCCTTCGTCGCCGAACTCCTCGAACGCGGTGTCGCCAAGGTCTACGCAGCCGCCCGCGCCCCCGAGAGTGTGGCTGTCACCGATCCGCGCATCGTCCCGATCGCGCTCGATGTGACCGACGAGGCGAGCATCGCCGCCGCGGCCGTCGCCACCGCCGACGTGACGCTCCTGATCAACAACGCCGGCATCGCCGTCAACCAATCGCTCGTCTCCGGCGACCTCACCGAGATCCGCCGTGAATTCGACACCAACTTCTGGGGTCCGGTGCTCGTGACACGCGAGTTCGCGCCGATCATCGCCGGCAATGGCGGCGGGGCCATCGTGAACATGCACTCCGCGCTCAGCTGGCTGGCGGTCGGCTCGTACAGCGCCACAAAGGCCGCGCTCTGGTCGGCCAGCAACTCCGCGCGGGTCGAGCTCGCGCCGCACGACATCCAGGTCGTCGGCGTGCACGTCGGCTGGGTCGACACCGAGATGGCCGCGAACGCCGACGGCGTCAAGGTTCCCCCGGCGCAGGTCGTGACGGAGGCGCTCGACACCGTCGAGGCCGGCGGAGCGGAAGCGATCGTCGGTGACGTCGCCCGCCACGTCAAATCGAAGCTCCACGAAGATGTGCGGGTGCTGTACCCGCAGCTCACCGCGAGCTGA